From Gemmatimonadales bacterium:
AGGACGCGGCGCATGCCGCCACGTCGTGCGCCGCGCCGTAATGCCACCGGTGCCGCGGGCGGCCGAGGGCCGACTCCAGGGCGCCCGCGTCGCGAATCCCGGGCAGGCCGCCATGTTGCTCGAGCTGCATGCCGTGAATCGCCTCGACCTGGTCACGCGTCAGCCACCGGGGCTCACTCCGCTTCGGCATCTCCCCGACCCGCCTAACGCTTCGAGAGTTCGCGCAGCGCGTTGCGGTACTTCTTGCCGACCTCGTGCGCGATCGCCATCACCTCAGCGAAATCGGGATCGTACGGGGTGAGCAGGATCCCCGCCTCCGTCTCCTGGATCGAGACGCGGTCACCTTTGGCGAGGGCGTACTTCTCGAGCATCTGCTTCGGGATGGTCACCCCGGCGGAGTTGCCGATGGGGCGGATGACGGTCTCCTTCACGCGCATGGAGTACTCCCGGGAATGTTATAACAATGGTAATACCATGCTGCGGCTGCCGCAATGCGGACCGGGGAAGAATAGGGCACCGGCTCACCTGGCCAATGCGTCCGCGGCCGCCGCGACCGCCTCCGTCGCTTTCGCGAGAAACCCGTAGTCCAGCGTCTCCGGCGTGTCCGTCAACTGGTGGTAGTGAGGGTTCCGCAGGTCCGCCGTGTCCGTGATCATGAGCGCCGGGATCCCCGCGTCCCAGAAGCGCGCATTGTCCGAGCGGCGGGTGTCGGGGACCAGCCATCCCTTGAGCGGCACCGCCAGCGACACCAGCGGCACGAGGTCCCGAGCCGCGCGCTCGAACACCGCGAGAAGTGCCCGTGAGTCCCTATCGCCGACGGCCGTGAGGAAGTTGCCTTCCTTGGGGATCTTCTTCACCAGCTTCACCGCCGCGGGAACAACCTGATCCGGCCCCGTGAAGCCGAGCATCTCGAGCACCAGCGCGCCCGCGATCATCGCCCCGCGCGCCTTTAGCCAGCGAACGTACTCGCGGCTGCCGATGCGGAAGTTGCCAAGATAGTCCTGCACCTCTTCGAGGTTGAACCCGACGAATTGCACCGTGGCCCTGGGACGCGTGCCGCCGAGCATCCGCGCGACCTCGAGCAGCGCCGCCACGCCGCTCGCGTTGTCGTCGGCACCGGGCGAGCCGGCGACCGAGTCGAAGTGCGCGCCCACCACGACCCACGGCCGGGCCGGGTCCGTGCCGTCAAGGGTGCCCACGACGTTGTGGAACTCGCGCCCCTTCCACTCGAACAGCTGCCGCTCCACCCGGAGCCCCGCCGCGTCCAGCTCCAGCGCGATGAAGTCCTCGGCTGCGCGCAACGCGTCCGGGGAAGTCACCGGATGGCGCGGGACAGCGAGCCGGCGCAGGTCGCGCTCGAGCCGGCCCTGATCGGGACCGGTCTCCGAAGGTTGCTTCATGCACTTCTCATGAGGTGGTCACTCGACGACGAATAGTGTACCGCATCACTGGGAGGAGAGCCATGAGACGCCTCGTGGGCACGGCTCGACCAGGCGCGGTCCGTCGCCGCGCATAGGAACGCCACCTCGCCTTTGCCGCCCCTGCCTGGTTCCCGTATGGCAACCGGTGATCGCGCCGGCGTCCGCGGGACGTCGCGCCGATCGATGCTGCGCGGTCGGCAAGAAAACAGCCCTGTGATGCAAGATTGCGCCACCAGGCTCGCCGAGCTTAGGCTTAGGCTGGCGTCGGTCTCAGCCTGAGGGGAGCCGATGCCGATTACGGCAAAGCTGTCGAAGAAGTTCTACGACAAGCTCGGTGACGAGGTCGCCAACGAGCTGATGGAGTGGCTCAACACCGTGGACACGAGCTACCGGCAGGAGTTCAAGGAACTCTTCGAGGCCAACTTCGGGCGCCTGGAAGCCCGGCTGGACGCCAAGCTCGAGGCCCTGAAGTCCGAGCTGCTGCGCTGGATGTTCCTCTTCTGGGTGGGCACGATGGGCACCGTGCTCGCCATCCTGAAGCTCTAGCCGAAAGCACGCCTCGTGCGACGAGGTTAGCTTACCCTTCATGACCGCTCCCCCACGAGTAACCCGTCTCCCGGGTCATCGGCCGAGTCGCCTCGGGCTCATCGCGCTCGTCCTGCTGGTCGTCCTCTTCTTGCTCCTGCCCGCTCTGATCCAGCTCGCCGCGGAATGGCCCTGGTTCAAGGCCCTCGGCTACGGGCGCGTGTTCACGACCCGGTTCCTGGCTCAGCTGCTGCTTGGCGGGGGGATCGGCGTCGTCGCGTTCGTCTTCCTCTACGCTAATCTGCGGCTTGCCCAACGCGGCGTCGTCCCGAACCCGCAGGTACTCACGTTCAACGCCTCCCCGGTGGATGTGACACGCCTGCTGCGCCGCCTGGCCCTGCCGGCGGCCCTGGGCTTGGCAGCGCTGTTCGGCGTTGGGGCCAGCAGCGGCTGGTTGGGCGTGCTCCAGTTCCTGCACCGGACGCCGTTCGGCGTGTCGGATCCCGTTTTCGGCCGCGACGTCGGCTACTACGTCTTCACGGTGCCGGTCCTCTCGGGCACGATCGGGCTCGTTACGGCCCTCACGATGCTCGCGC
This genomic window contains:
- a CDS encoding AbrB/MazE/SpoVT family DNA-binding domain-containing protein codes for the protein MRVKETVIRPIGNSAGVTIPKQMLEKYALAKGDRVSIQETEAGILLTPYDPDFAEVMAIAHEVGKKYRNALRELSKR
- a CDS encoding M28 family peptidase, whose translation is MKQPSETGPDQGRLERDLRRLAVPRHPVTSPDALRAAEDFIALELDAAGLRVERQLFEWKGREFHNVVGTLDGTDPARPWVVVGAHFDSVAGSPGADDNASGVAALLEVARMLGGTRPRATVQFVGFNLEEVQDYLGNFRIGSREYVRWLKARGAMIAGALVLEMLGFTGPDQVVPAAVKLVKKIPKEGNFLTAVGDRDSRALLAVFERAARDLVPLVSLAVPLKGWLVPDTRRSDNARFWDAGIPALMITDTADLRNPHYHQLTDTPETLDYGFLAKATEAVAAAADALAR